From a single Lolium rigidum isolate FL_2022 chromosome 7, APGP_CSIRO_Lrig_0.1, whole genome shotgun sequence genomic region:
- the LOC124677446 gene encoding natterin-3-like yields the protein MRAHTNSVSRLGYSLLSHQPPLHPAGQGNMGEQLPRRVVFKGDNGNYMAAVTPPGEDYVFLQFYADKTNPRCIHTIYPHICGTVRIKSDYYGKFWRRSPNWIWVDCNDQSSDHPDTVFRPVKLDGEGMYALQNLGNSYYCKRLTCDYKQSCLNADSPYIVNEARLKMEEAVLSRRIYDVCYRTEDAKIQGKKLNTLITQDAVNRGSRDDKEIMSLNCNVSRQTKWDSSASIKLGVSTKIEAGIPGVASESIEVSGEVSYSQNWGQTVIRTEGYSTTYEVTVPPNTMVTVRMVATEATCEVPFSYIQEDVLYNGEKVVYKFDDGIYRGVNSYGFKVDHTEQKL from the exons ATGAGGGCACACACAAACAGCGTCTCTCGCCTCGGCTACTCACTTTTGTCTCATCAGCCTCCGCTCCATCCGGCAGG GCAAGGCAACATGGGGGAACAACTGCCTAGGCGTGTTGTTTTCAAAGGAGACAATGGCAACTACATGGCCGCCGTCACCCCTCCTGGCGAAGATTATGTTTTCTTGCAGTTTTATGCAGACAAGACTAATCCGAGATGCATCCACACCATCTACCCCCACATTTGTGGCACCGTCCGCATAAAGTCTGACTACTATGGCAAGTTCTGGAGGCGTAGTCCCAACTGGATCTGGGTGGACTGCAATGACCAAAGCAGCGACCACCCCGACACAGTTTTCCGTCCAGTCAAGCTTGATGGAGAAGGCATGTATGCACTCCAGAACCTCGGCAACAGCTACTACTGCAAAAGGTTGACTTGCGACTACAAGCAAAGCTGCCTCAACGCCGATTCTCCATACATCGTAAACGAGGCACGCCTCAAGATGGAGGAAGCTGTTCTTTCTCGGAGGATCTACGACGTCTGTTACCGCACCGAGGATGCTAAAATTCAAGGCAAGAAGCTCAACACTTTGATTACTCAAGACGCAGTTAACCGTGGCAGCAGGGACGACAAGGAAATCATGTCCCTCAACTGCAATGTCAGCCGGCAAACCAAATGGGACTCAAGTGCCTCCATCAAGTTAGGTGTCAGCACCAAAATTGAAGCTGGAATCCCAGGAGTTGCGAGTGAATCAATTGAGGTTAGCGGTGAGGTTTCTTACTCACAGAATTGGGGCCAGACCGTCATTCGTACAGAGGGGTACTCGACAACCTATGAAGTAACTGTTCCTCCAAACACCATGGTAACAGTACGCATGGTGGCCACAGAGGCCACCTGCGAGGTTCCCTTCTCTTACATCCAAGAGGATGTTTTATACAATGGAGAGAAAGTTGTTTACAAGTTTGATGATGGTATCTACCGTGGTGTCAACAGCTATGGCTTCAAAGTCGATCACACGGAGCAGAAACTCTGA